The proteins below come from a single Patescibacteria group bacterium genomic window:
- a CDS encoding metalloregulator ArsR/SmtB family transcription factor → MIKRNMLTQKQVLKNKNWLLKNGKHIKIQSDLCNVLSDPTRIKILLLLKHYKEICVSDIASILDVSVSAVSHQLSMMERSNIVTKYKMGKHVCYLLEINDKKMVGMLDNHLDKHIH, encoded by the coding sequence ATGATAAAACGTAATATGCTGACACAGAAACAGGTATTAAAAAATAAAAACTGGTTACTTAAAAACGGTAAACATATAAAAATCCAAAGTGATCTTTGTAATGTTTTATCTGATCCGACCAGGATAAAAATATTGCTGTTATTAAAACATTACAAAGAGATTTGCGTTTCAGATATCGCATCCATTTTGGATGTAAGTGTCAGTGCGGTATCACATCAGCTGAGTATGATGGAACGCTCCAATATTGTGACTAAATACAAAATGGGTAAACATGTCTGCTACTTGCTTGAAATTAATGATAAAAAGATGGTTGGAATGCTGGATAATCATTTAGATAAACATATTCACTAA
- a CDS encoding thioredoxin family protein produces MSKKMGIILTVLIIILFGGWYVWNAGSDSSDGNANTNSIVLVNQNAGINKSATSDDNTNVAAEVLPETKNSPGKYIDYSDSAFSKEVGKKRVIFFHATWCPTCKIANQVFIDKANEIPEGVVIFKTDYDSEKELKSKYGITYQHTFVLVDEEGNEIKKWNGGDIDQLVNNI; encoded by the coding sequence ATGAGTAAAAAAATGGGAATAATACTAACTGTACTGATAATCATTTTGTTTGGCGGTTGGTATGTCTGGAATGCAGGATCGGATAGTTCTGACGGTAACGCAAACACCAACAGTATAGTTTTAGTAAATCAAAATGCCGGAATTAATAAATCCGCAACATCTGATGATAACACAAATGTAGCAGCAGAGGTTTTGCCGGAGACGAAAAATAGTCCTGGAAAATACATAGATTATTCTGACTCCGCATTCTCGAAAGAAGTGGGAAAAAAGAGGGTTATATTTTTTCATGCCACTTGGTGTCCGACCTGCAAGATTGCAAATCAGGTATTTATCGACAAGGCAAATGAAATACCAGAGGGTGTTGTAATTTTCAAAACTGACTATGATTCAGAAAAAGAATTAAAAAGTAAATACGGGATAACTTATCAGCATACTTTTGTTTTAGTGGATGAAGAAGGAAACGAAATTAAAAAGTGGAATGGCGGTGATATTGACCAATTAGTTAACAATATATAA
- a CDS encoding cytochrome c biogenesis protein DipZ: MFLLILFAFIGGVVTILSPCILPVLPIILSGSVGGGKRKPLGIVFGFVLSFTFFTLFLTSIVNILGVPADSLRNLSVIIILIFGIFLFVPRFQILLEKLFSKLASKAPRQGNSTGFSGGILIGLSLGLIWTPCVGPILASVISLALTGTVTGSALLITLAYSLGTAIPMLIVMQGGRKILLKVPGLMKNTVKIQKVFGLIMVLTAFGIFFNIDRSFQTYILNVFPNYGSGLTAIEDNNAVKQQLDKIRNGTINEEDMGKTLDQITNLAPELIPGGEWINSDPLTLKELRGKVVLLDIWTYSCINCIRTLPYIQAWHEKYRDQGLVIIGVHTPEFEFEKIADNVRKATVDFGLTYPIMQDNNYATWRAYKNNYWPRKFLVDHTGKIIYDHIGEGDYAQTEMEIIKALENMNESNGDSSEISNDLVNAVKTDTNYLQQRSPETYFGSARNSNLANGTPSKSGVQNFIVPNTIKSNKLYLEGEWDITAEYAQNINPGDKIVFEYQGKDVYLVASAEDSVQLSILRDGQKAGEDGGADLSSESTMNITDERLYRIIEASDYGTHTLEIIINQPGLRAFAFTFG; encoded by the coding sequence ATGTTCCTACTTATTTTATTTGCGTTTATTGGCGGTGTTGTAACAATTCTTTCCCCGTGCATTCTGCCTGTTCTGCCTATTATACTGTCCGGGTCAGTTGGGGGAGGTAAGCGCAAACCATTGGGCATTGTATTCGGATTTGTTCTGAGTTTTACTTTCTTTACACTATTCTTAACGTCAATTGTTAATATTTTAGGTGTCCCCGCAGATTCGCTAAGAAATTTATCAGTAATTATAATACTGATTTTTGGAATTTTCCTGTTTGTACCTAGATTTCAGATTTTATTAGAAAAATTGTTTTCGAAACTTGCCAGCAAAGCGCCAAGACAGGGAAACTCAACCGGTTTTTCCGGCGGAATACTAATCGGATTAAGCCTGGGACTTATCTGGACTCCTTGCGTTGGACCAATTTTAGCGTCAGTTATTTCCCTTGCTCTTACCGGAACAGTAACGGGTTCGGCTTTGCTTATCACGCTGGCATATTCACTCGGTACTGCTATACCGATGCTGATAGTAATGCAGGGCGGCAGGAAAATTTTACTGAAAGTGCCGGGACTTATGAAAAATACAGTTAAAATACAGAAGGTGTTTGGTTTAATAATGGTATTGACTGCTTTCGGAATATTTTTTAATATTGACCGTTCTTTTCAAACATATATTTTAAATGTATTCCCGAATTATGGCAGCGGATTAACGGCAATTGAAGACAATAATGCGGTAAAACAGCAACTGGATAAAATTAGAAATGGCACAATCAATGAGGAAGACATGGGAAAGACATTAGATCAAATTACAAATCTGGCACCGGAACTGATCCCTGGAGGAGAATGGATAAATTCTGACCCACTGACACTAAAGGAGCTAAGGGGAAAGGTTGTATTATTAGATATTTGGACATACTCTTGCATTAATTGTATTCGTACGCTGCCCTATATCCAGGCCTGGCACGAAAAGTACCGAGATCAGGGCTTGGTGATAATCGGTGTTCATACGCCGGAATTTGAGTTTGAAAAGATTGCGGATAACGTACGAAAAGCGACAGTTGATTTCGGTTTGACTTACCCAATCATGCAGGACAATAACTATGCCACATGGCGGGCGTATAAAAATAACTACTGGCCACGTAAATTCCTGGTGGATCATACGGGAAAAATTATTTATGATCACATTGGAGAAGGTGATTATGCTCAAACGGAAATGGAAATTATCAAAGCCCTAGAAAATATGAATGAATCTAACGGGGATTCATCAGAGATTAGCAATGATTTGGTAAATGCAGTAAAAACGGATACTAATTATTTACAACAAAGAAGCCCAGAGACATATTTTGGTTCAGCCAGAAATAGTAATTTAGCAAATGGTACTCCCTCCAAAAGCGGTGTGCAAAATTTTATTGTTCCCAATACTATAAAATCCAATAAATTGTATCTGGAAGGTGAATGGGATATCACGGCGGAATATGCGCAAAATATTAATCCTGGTGACAAAATTGTGTTTGAATATCAGGGGAAGGACGTTTATTTAGTTGCGAGCGCAGAAGATTCAGTACAATTATCAATACTTCGGGACGGTCAAAAGGCGGGTGAGGATGGCGGTGCGGATTTATCATCTGAAAGCACTATGAATATTACGGATGAACGGTTATATAGAATTATCGAGGCCAGCGATTATGGTACGCATACATTAGAAATAATTATCAATCAGCCCGGCTTGCGGGCATTTGCATTTACGTTTGGCTAG
- a CDS encoding NADPH-dependent FMN reductase: protein MSENTLNIPIILGTTREGRESEKVAKYIEKKVKEKTEIVTKLIDVRKLDFSGTEGRDLGDKNIEFKESITNADGLIIVTPEYNHSFPGSLKMALDMFLPEYKHKAVGLCGVSDGGFGGARAIEGLVSVMKTLRLSMIKPDLNFSLVDQLFDKNGNVLDNSYDKRIESFLEELIWMTKTLKWGRNSIIN, encoded by the coding sequence ATGTCAGAGAATACTTTGAATATACCGATCATTCTTGGTACGACTAGGGAAGGCCGTGAAAGTGAGAAAGTTGCGAAATATATTGAGAAAAAGGTAAAAGAAAAAACGGAAATTGTTACTAAATTAATTGATGTAAGGAAACTGGATTTCTCCGGCACAGAAGGACGTGACTTAGGTGATAAGAATATTGAGTTTAAAGAATCAATTACTAATGCTGATGGTTTGATTATAGTTACACCCGAGTATAATCACAGTTTCCCGGGTAGTTTAAAAATGGCATTGGATATGTTTTTGCCTGAATATAAACATAAAGCGGTCGGGTTATGCGGTGTTTCCGACGGCGGGTTTGGTGGCGCAAGAGCAATTGAAGGTCTGGTGTCTGTTATGAAAACACTCCGATTATCTATGATTAAACCTGATTTGAATTTCTCATTGGTTGATCAACTATTCGACAAAAATGGTAACGTTTTAGATAACTCATACGATAAAAGAATAGAGAGCTTTTTGGAGGAACTAATTTGGATGACAAAAACCCTTAAATGGGGAAGAAATAGTATTATAAATTAA
- a CDS encoding plastocyanin/azurin family copper-binding protein produces the protein MKKGIFIAVILLIIIIAGVLALTRGSENKTANQNTNSFVNSANTNTRLNANTDSQSEDAVRIFNITGESYAFSVKEIRVKKGDLVRINFSSNGGMHDWNIDEFNASTILVDDGDSDFVEFTASKTGTFEYYCSVENHRSMGMVGKLIVE, from the coding sequence ATGAAAAAGGGGATCTTTATCGCTGTTATATTATTAATCATTATAATTGCCGGTGTGTTAGCATTGACTAGGGGCAGCGAGAATAAAACGGCAAATCAAAATACTAATTCATTTGTTAATTCTGCCAATACAAATACGCGATTGAATGCCAATACAGATTCTCAATCCGAGGACGCAGTCAGAATATTTAATATCACCGGCGAAAGTTATGCTTTTTCTGTGAAAGAAATTAGAGTGAAAAAAGGTGATCTAGTTAGAATTAATTTTTCCAGCAACGGTGGAATGCATGATTGGAATATTGACGAGTTTAATGCGTCAACAATATTGGTTGATGATGGAGATTCAGATTTTGTGGAATTTACAGCAAGTAAAACGGGAACATTTGAATATTACTGCAGTGTTGAAAACCACCGAAGTATGGGTATGGTAGGCAAACTGATCGTAGAATAA
- the malQ gene encoding 4-alpha-glucanotransferase produces the protein MKRQSGILLHITSLPSPYGIGDLGKEAFRFIDFLSMSGQSIWQILPLTIPDSIGSPYASPSAFAGNWLLISPDELVNEGLLHKNSLPKEKRVGPVKYSKVFQEKRRLIETSYEYFRRHASIEQKDSLEKFIQHHSKWLNDFGLFMSLKDHFKGARWFNWPEDIAKRNKHAIEFWQKKLHRQIRVYQYGQWIFFSQYAKVKKYANKKRVRIFGDIPFFVIHDSVNVWVSRDLFLLDENNQPLAKSGVPPDYFSKRGQLWGDPQYDWEKMKKNNFQWFVRRIEMAAQFYDDVRLDHFRGYAAVWHVDPKSRTSKKGKWVIVPGKNIFKQVKTKFKNLSIIAEDLGYITRDVVMLKKDLKFPGMRVMQFGFSGKRNNFHLPTNFTTDCVAYTGTHDNDTTYGWITKSGKTQQKRFALKYTKTDKKHFAWRLIELGLRSKACWFIFPIQDALNLGSEARMNKPSTRKKNWQWRMKNDALSEELAVNIRKLTKSAKR, from the coding sequence ATGAAAAGACAATCCGGAATATTATTGCATATCACATCACTACCCAGTCCGTACGGAATCGGTGATTTGGGAAAAGAAGCATTCCGATTTATTGATTTTTTAAGCATGTCCGGCCAGAGTATTTGGCAAATTCTTCCGTTGACAATCCCCGACTCCATAGGATCACCATACGCCTCACCATCAGCTTTTGCTGGTAACTGGCTTTTAATCAGCCCGGACGAATTAGTTAATGAAGGATTATTGCATAAAAATTCTCTCCCAAAAGAAAAACGCGTTGGCCCAGTGAAGTATTCAAAAGTTTTTCAGGAAAAAAGAAGGCTGATTGAAACATCATATGAATATTTCCGTAGACACGCGTCGATCGAGCAAAAAGACAGCCTGGAAAAATTCATCCAGCACCATTCGAAATGGCTTAATGATTTTGGATTGTTTATGTCGCTGAAGGATCATTTCAAAGGCGCACGCTGGTTCAATTGGCCTGAGGATATTGCCAAAAGAAACAAGCATGCGATTGAATTCTGGCAAAAAAAACTCCACCGGCAAATCAGAGTATATCAATATGGACAGTGGATCTTTTTTTCACAATACGCCAAAGTAAAAAAATATGCGAATAAAAAACGTGTTAGGATTTTCGGCGATATTCCGTTTTTTGTAATTCACGACAGTGTTAACGTCTGGGTCAGTAGAGATCTTTTTCTGCTGGATGAAAATAACCAGCCACTTGCTAAATCAGGCGTACCACCGGATTATTTCAGCAAGCGCGGACAGCTGTGGGGTGACCCTCAATACGACTGGGAAAAAATGAAAAAAAATAATTTCCAGTGGTTTGTACGCAGAATTGAGATGGCCGCTCAGTTTTATGATGATGTCAGACTGGATCATTTCCGAGGGTACGCTGCTGTATGGCATGTTGACCCGAAATCCCGAACATCGAAAAAAGGAAAATGGGTAATAGTTCCAGGAAAAAATATTTTCAAACAGGTAAAGACAAAATTTAAAAATCTCTCAATCATCGCAGAAGATTTGGGATATATCACCCGTGACGTTGTGATGCTTAAGAAAGATCTGAAATTTCCCGGCATGAGAGTAATGCAGTTCGGTTTCAGTGGAAAACGGAATAATTTTCATTTACCTACTAATTTTACAACTGACTGCGTGGCATATACCGGCACGCATGATAACGATACAACTTACGGTTGGATAACAAAATCCGGCAAAACACAGCAGAAAAGATTTGCTCTAAAATACACTAAAACAGATAAAAAACATTTCGCGTGGAGGCTGATTGAATTGGGCCTGCGCTCGAAAGCGTGCTGGTTTATCTTCCCGATTCAGGATGCCCTGAATTTAGGTTCTGAAGCGCGCATGAATAAACCATCAACCAGAAAGAAAAATTGGCAATGGCGCATGAAAAATGACGCACTATCAGAAGAACTGGCCGTCAATATCAGAAAACTGACTAAATCAGCAAAAAGGTAG
- a CDS encoding HU family DNA-binding protein codes for MASMTKSQFIGALVEKTGLQKKEVVSFMDNLNELVYKECKSNGEITLPGLGKMIKKHREARMGRNPATGESIQIKAKTVLKFRVAKAAKDAIL; via the coding sequence ATGGCATCAATGACCAAGTCTCAATTCATCGGAGCACTGGTTGAAAAAACCGGACTCCAAAAAAAAGAGGTTGTTTCGTTCATGGATAACCTGAACGAGCTGGTTTACAAGGAATGTAAATCAAACGGCGAAATCACTCTCCCGGGTTTGGGAAAGATGATCAAGAAACATCGTGAAGCACGCATGGGCCGAAACCCAGCCACAGGCGAATCGATTCAGATCAAAGCCAAAACTGTGCTGAAATTCAGAGTCGCCAAAGCAGCTAAAGACGCAATTCTCTAG
- a CDS encoding inorganic diphosphatase — protein MKSESKKWLGKKVQVIIDRPIGSIHPDFPETKYKVNYGYIPGTLAGDGDPIDAYVLGVSNPINEYDGVVIAFVERDDDNEFKLVVAQGKYTINEISNLIDFQEKYFKSKIII, from the coding sequence ATGAAAAGCGAATCAAAAAAATGGCTAGGAAAAAAAGTGCAGGTAATAATTGACCGTCCGATCGGATCAATCCATCCTGATTTTCCGGAAACCAAGTACAAAGTGAATTACGGATATATTCCCGGAACTTTAGCTGGAGACGGAGATCCGATTGATGCCTATGTACTGGGAGTCAGTAATCCAATCAATGAATACGATGGTGTGGTCATTGCGTTTGTGGAAAGGGATGATGATAATGAATTTAAATTAGTAGTTGCCCAAGGTAAATACACTATCAATGAAATTAGTAACCTGATTGATTTTCAGGAGAAATATTTTAAATCAAAAATCATAATCTAA
- the mutM gene encoding bifunctional DNA-formamidopyrimidine glycosylase/DNA-(apurinic or apyrimidinic site) lyase has translation MPELPEVQTIVSDLNVKLKGHSVQKIWTDWPKSFHPSVLRVRKGIVGRKVNGVRRRAKNILIDFQGDQTLLIHLKMTGHLLYRDHDWKNKERKDSPFYDSFNQFIRTCFYLDKNKELAFSDVRRFGEIKLFKTSEENDIPRLKKLGPEPLSREFKFALFKTRLKNKKGFIKSVLLDQNTISGIGNIYADEILWEAKINPKQKTDSLNTKQSIAIHKAIVKILKKAVKYRGTSISDYRDALGRKGNYQNVRKVYKRDGLNCYRCKTKLSRTKVNNRGTTYCSKCQKLYVQ, from the coding sequence ATGCCGGAACTTCCCGAAGTACAAACTATTGTTTCTGACTTAAATGTAAAATTGAAAGGACATTCCGTTCAAAAGATTTGGACTGATTGGCCAAAAAGTTTTCATCCATCCGTCTTAAGAGTTAGAAAAGGTATCGTTGGCAGGAAAGTAAACGGTGTCCGCAGACGGGCAAAAAATATTCTGATTGATTTTCAAGGCGACCAGACACTGCTGATTCATCTGAAAATGACCGGTCATTTGCTGTATCGTGATCATGATTGGAAGAACAAGGAAAGAAAAGACAGCCCGTTTTATGATTCATTCAATCAGTTTATACGCACCTGCTTTTATCTGGATAAAAATAAAGAGCTGGCCTTTTCGGATGTGCGCAGGTTCGGGGAGATTAAACTGTTTAAAACAAGTGAAGAAAATGATATTCCCCGTTTGAAAAAACTTGGTCCGGAACCGCTGAGCCGTGAATTCAAATTTGCGTTGTTTAAAACAAGACTGAAAAATAAAAAAGGATTTATTAAATCAGTTTTACTGGATCAGAATACAATATCAGGAATAGGGAACATATATGCCGATGAGATTTTGTGGGAAGCGAAGATTAATCCTAAGCAGAAAACGGACAGTTTGAATACCAAGCAAAGTATAGCAATCCACAAGGCTATTGTTAAAATACTGAAAAAAGCGGTAAAGTATCGTGGTACATCTATTTCGGATTACCGCGATGCCCTCGGCAGAAAAGGTAATTATCAAAATGTGAGAAAAGTATATAAACGAGATGGATTAAATTGCTATCGTTGCAAAACAAAACTGTCCAGGACCAAAGTGAATAACCGCGGAACAACGTATTGTTCCAAATGCCAAAAATTATATGTTCAATAA
- a CDS encoding glycosyltransferase family 2 protein: MFNKLSDYRKYRILEIIPGALTWTTFITAISLSFFQPIWVIYFVIVFDLLWLMRILYLQLYMIISYRRFKKAIKVNWLEECKKNPRWNDMYHFIMLPTYKEPIEVIRSTFQSLVNSNYPKDKFIVTFAIEERDKERARGIAEIMQREFGDMFHKLLVVEHPAGIPGEMPGKGSNIAWAGRKTKEYIDSQSIPYENVIVSSFDVDTCVHSEYFSYLTNMYLNHPNPTKTSFQPVPLFNNNIWDSPALMRVVANGTTFWLMTEQLRPERLFTFSSHSMSFRALVDIDFWQNDIVTEDSRIFLQCFLEYDGDYTVTPMYIPVSMDTVMGSTLWQSLKNQYKQQRRWAYGIEHFPYMLWFFKKNKKIKWHQKFHYVWNMAEGHYSWATAPILIFILGRLPIAVAHYQESSSIAAQTVPYVLEWLMTAALIGLILMAIFSTTLLPKRPEQKHRIKFVEMLLQWVLFPITMIVFGSIPAIDAQTRLMLGKYMGFNVTEKIRK; encoded by the coding sequence ATGTTCAATAAACTATCTGATTACCGTAAATATCGAATACTGGAAATTATACCCGGTGCGCTGACTTGGACGACTTTTATCACTGCAATTTCCCTGTCGTTTTTTCAGCCGATCTGGGTCATATATTTTGTAATTGTATTTGATTTGTTATGGCTCATGCGCATACTGTATCTGCAACTGTACATGATTATCTCATATCGCCGTTTTAAGAAAGCGATCAAAGTAAATTGGCTGGAGGAATGCAAAAAAAATCCCAGGTGGAATGATATGTATCATTTCATTATGTTACCGACATACAAAGAACCGATTGAAGTTATCCGGTCGACTTTCCAAAGTCTGGTAAACTCTAACTATCCGAAAGACAAATTTATCGTTACATTTGCAATTGAAGAACGTGATAAAGAGAGAGCAAGGGGAATTGCGGAAATTATGCAAAGAGAATTCGGCGATATGTTTCATAAATTACTGGTGGTTGAACACCCGGCTGGAATTCCAGGAGAAATGCCCGGCAAGGGTTCGAATATCGCCTGGGCGGGAAGAAAAACAAAAGAGTATATTGATAGTCAGAGTATCCCGTATGAAAACGTTATTGTGTCATCATTTGATGTGGATACATGTGTACACAGTGAATATTTTTCCTATTTGACGAACATGTATCTCAATCATCCGAATCCGACTAAAACCAGTTTCCAGCCAGTACCGTTGTTTAACAATAATATCTGGGATTCGCCGGCTCTGATGCGAGTAGTGGCGAACGGTACGACATTCTGGCTGATGACCGAACAGCTGCGACCGGAAAGATTATTTACATTTTCATCGCACAGCATGAGCTTCCGCGCATTAGTAGACATTGATTTTTGGCAAAATGACATTGTGACGGAAGATTCCAGAATATTTTTGCAGTGCTTTTTGGAATACGACGGTGACTATACTGTAACCCCGATGTATATACCGGTTTCCATGGATACGGTTATGGGGAGTACACTTTGGCAGAGTCTGAAAAATCAATACAAACAGCAAAGGCGCTGGGCATACGGCATAGAGCATTTTCCATACATGCTTTGGTTTTTTAAGAAGAATAAAAAAATTAAATGGCATCAAAAATTCCACTATGTGTGGAATATGGCGGAAGGCCACTATTCATGGGCAACCGCGCCTATTCTGATATTTATTTTAGGCAGATTACCAATAGCGGTGGCGCACTATCAGGAATCTTCTTCAATAGCTGCTCAAACAGTGCCGTACGTTCTGGAATGGCTGATGACGGCTGCGTTGATCGGTCTGATTTTAATGGCAATATTCAGTACTACACTGCTTCCAAAAAGACCGGAGCAAAAGCACAGGATTAAATTTGTTGAAATGCTTTTGCAGTGGGTGTTATTTCCAATCACTATGATTGTATTCGGATCTATTCCGGCAATCGATGCTCAGACCAGGCTGATGCTGGGTAAATACATGGGTTTTAATGTGACGGAAAAAATTAGAAAATAG